From Roseburia hominis, the proteins below share one genomic window:
- a CDS encoding type II toxin-antitoxin system antitoxin SocA domain-containing protein, producing MTEKGRKDFCIECRKETEYFLQKRDIVKTIRDKEYTFGIIVAVCSECGEEMSIPGLIDKNVQEIDEQYRTAEGLVSIEDIEKLMKIYKIGKAPLSLALGFGEVTIPRYLEGQVPSKEYSDVVRAALTSPVYMKKRLMENRGKLTDAAYRKAMAAADSIEGLFSVSEKMLRVIAYVFEKLEEVTPLMLQKLLYFIQGVYSAMYERPIFSEDCRAWIHGPVYAEVYDLFRDFKYNPIDDARFALLRGTADALTDDEKRAIDLVVNTFGMYGGKVLEKITHNEDPWKEARKGYGAGIPSSEILPKERIRKYYIAVNQKYGINSEDGLMAYIHDMLTKVS from the coding sequence ATGACAGAGAAGGGAAGAAAGGATTTCTGCATAGAATGCAGAAAGGAAACAGAATACTTTTTGCAGAAGCGGGACATCGTAAAAACCATAAGAGATAAAGAGTACACGTTTGGAATTATAGTGGCAGTATGTTCAGAATGTGGTGAGGAAATGAGTATTCCCGGATTAATTGATAAAAATGTTCAGGAAATTGATGAACAGTACAGGACAGCGGAGGGACTTGTTTCAATTGAGGATATCGAAAAACTTATGAAAATATATAAGATTGGCAAAGCCCCACTGTCCTTAGCGCTTGGATTTGGGGAGGTTACGATACCGAGGTATCTGGAGGGTCAGGTGCCTTCCAAGGAGTATTCAGATGTTGTAAGAGCAGCACTGACATCTCCTGTATATATGAAGAAGAGGCTTATGGAGAACCGTGGGAAGCTGACGGATGCGGCATACAGAAAGGCGATGGCGGCAGCAGACAGCATAGAGGGACTGTTCTCTGTGTCAGAAAAAATGCTTCGGGTGATTGCGTATGTATTTGAAAAGTTGGAAGAGGTTACACCGCTGATGCTGCAGAAGTTGCTTTACTTCATTCAGGGCGTTTACTCTGCGATGTATGAAAGACCTATTTTTTCAGAGGATTGCAGGGCATGGATTCACGGTCCAGTTTATGCGGAAGTCTATGACCTTTTCCGGGATTTCAAATATAATCCGATTGATGATGCGCGTTTTGCATTACTGAGGGGAACTGCAGATGCATTGACTGATGATGAAAAGAGGGCAATCGATCTTGTCGTGAATACTTTTGGTATGTATGGTGGAAAGGTTCTGGAGAAGATTACACATAATGAAGACCCGTGGAAGGAAGCCAGAAAAGGGTATGGGGCTGGCATCCCTTCGAGTGAAATTTTGCCAAAGGAACGGATCAGGAAGTATTATATTGCGGTGAACCAGAAATATGGCATTAATTCAGAAGATGGCTTGATGGCTTATATCCATGACATGCTTACTAAGGTATCATGA